Part of the Streptomyces sp. WMMC500 genome is shown below.
CCGCCAGCCGGGCCGCCTGCTCCTTGTGCTCGCCGGCCTCGGGGACGGTGAGGAACGAACCGCCCCAGTTGGCGGGCTTGGGCGCGGTGGCGATGTCCCACTTGTCCGCCGCCTCCGGGCCGGCCTTCTCCTGTATGTAACCCAGCATCCAGGAGGGGCAGATGACGGTGGCGAAGGCGCCGTCTGCGAAGCCCCCGTCCCAGGCGGGGGTGAACTGCTTGAGCCGCGCCGTCATCTCCCCCTGCGCCGCCTGCATCGCCAGGTCCCAGGAGACCTCCACGGCGGGGCTGTCCTGGTAGATCGCCTCGCCCTCGCGGCCGAAGTAGCGGACGGGGAAGCTGCTGATCGAGCCGTTGTAGACGCCGGCCGCCGAGTCGACGAAGGCGGTGCCCGCGGGGGCGTTCGCCATGTAGTCCGCGCCGACGCCGAGGTACTTCTCCCAGTCGGAGAACCACAGCGCGGCGACCTCCTCGCGACCGGTCGGCAGCCCGGCCGCGCGGAAGAGGTCCTTGCGGTAGCAGACGGCCATGGGGCCGATGTCGGTGCCGAGGCCGACGGTCTTGTTCTCGTCGGTCGTCGCCTGGTCCCACTTCCAGGGCAGGAACGCGCCCTCGTCGACACCGGTCGTGGTGGCGAGGTCCATCAGCCGGTCGGAGCGGGTGGCGACGACCTCGCCGATGTTGCCGACCTCCACGGCCTGGATGTCGGCCAGCCCGCGGCCGGAGTCGAGGGCGTCGCGCAGCTTCGGGTAGTACTCCTCGTTGCTGGGCGCGGCGTTCTCCTCGATGGTGACGTCGGGGTACAGCTTCTCGTACTCGTCGTAGAGCCCGGCCTCCTCGAAGCCGAAGACGCCGAAGACGCCGACGGTCAGCGTGACCGGCCCGCCGGCGCCGCCGTCGGGTGCCGCCTCCGGCGAGCCGTCGTCGACCAGGGCGCAGCCGGCGAGGAGGCCGGCGGCCAGCGCGGCGGCGAGGGCGCGGAACGTACGGGTGCTGGTCGTTGAGTTCGTGTGCATGGGACTCCCCCGGAAGCTGCCGTGCCCCCGCCCCGATGACGGGACACGGCCTGGGTTGGGGAGCGTAGCGTGGGAGCGCTCCCGATAGCACCCGATCTGCACACTTCGGTGACGAGACGGTCAGTCCACGATCGCGCCGCAGGTGATGTTCAGCTCGGACGCCGTGATCGACGCGGCCCGGTCGGAGGCGGCGAACGCGGCGGCGTTGCCGACGTCTTCGAGGGTCGCCGTCCGGCCCAGCATCGTCGGCTCCACGAGCGAGGCGACCAGCTCCTCGCGGCCCTCGAAGCCGCCCGGGATCGTCTCCGGGATCCCGCCGGTCTTCAGGCCGACGACGCGTACGCCGTGTGGGCCGAGTTCGGCGGCGAGCTGCTTGCGGAGCATGTCCACGGCGCTCAGGGCGACCTGGAAGCCGCCGATGAAGTACCCCCGCATCGGGTCGCCGACGCCGCCGAAGGTGAGCAGCACGCCGGACTTCTGCCGGATCATGTGGCGGGCGGCGGCCTTCGACGTCAGGAAGGTGGTGCGGACGGCGTTGTGGACCGGCTGCTCGAAGTCGCGCAGCGTCATCTCGGCCAGGGGCGTGCCCTGCACGTCGCCGACGGAGACGAGGTTGACCGAGACGTCGACGCTTCCCGCGTCCTTCGCGACCGCGTCGGCGTGCGCGTCGACGGCGGCCTCGTCCAGGGCGTCGACCACGGCCGTCGAGACGGTGCCGCCGGCCGCGCGCACCTCCTCGGCAACGGCCTCCAGGCGCGCGGGGGTCCGGCTCGCCAGGTGCACGGCGGCGCCCTCGCGGGCGAAGCCGAGCGCGACGGCGCGGCCGATGCCGCCGGCGCCGTAGACGAGGGCGTTCTTGTTCTGCAGCAGCATGGTGATCCTCACTTGTCGAGTACGGGTGTCGTAGTCCTCAGTTGTTTTCTCCGCAGCCGTGGTGCTCAGATGCCGAAGGCGGGGCGGGCGCCGGTGAGCCAGGTGCGCCACGCCTCCTCCTCCCGTGCGGCGGCGCCGGGCGGTGCGCCGTACAGGCGGGCCAGGAGGTTGACCGAGAGCGGGGCGCCGGGGGCCATCGGGAAGCAGGAGAGGGCGTACAGCGCGGGGTACGGCTCGGCGGCGCGCAGCAGTACGTAGCCCGTGCTCCTGTCCTCGACGGTGCCGGCCAGGTCCGGTACGCCCGCCGGGGTGCGGAACGCGGTCCCGGCGGGCGCCGCGGCGATGCCGAGGAGGCGGTCGAGGACGGCGGCGGCGCGGGGCCGCTCGGCGGCCGGGAGGCCGAGGCCGACGAGCACGTCGACGTTCGTCGCGGGCAGGCCGGGGAAGTGCGTCAGGTAGGCGCGCAGGACGGTCAGCGACATCCGCCAGCCCTCGCCGGCCCCGTCGACCAGGTCCTCCCAGCCTTCGCCGTCATGGCGGAACCCGTTGACGACGCGGACGACGCACGTGCCGCCGCCCCGGGCCTGCACGAGGAACTCCGTGGCCAGCAGCGGCGCGTCGGGGCCGGCCGGCTCTTCGTAGCCGAAGCGGTGCGGCGGGTCCCAGTCGGTGACGGTGGCGTGCGCGGTCTGGCCGTAGGGCTCGCGGCGTACGGTCATCGCGCCGCCCGCGGCGGGGTCGATGTCGGCGGGAAAGAGCCAGGCGGCATGGCCGGGCCCGGTGGCGATGGCGCGCCACACCTCGTCGGGGGTGCCGGGGACCGCGATCTCGTGGCGGGTGAGGCGGGCGGTGGGGTCGTCGTCGGTCACGGCCGCTCCCCTCCCTGCGGCGGCACTTCGGATGCTTCCGGCCCTTGGGGCGCCCCGGGGTCGACCCCCTTGGGTACGGGGTGGACGGCGACCGTGAGCCGCTGCCAGCGGCCGTCGGGCGCAGCGTCGTCGTGGTACTTCGAGACCAGCCCGCCGACCGCGGCGGTCAGCTCCTCGGCGAACGCCGCCCGGTCGGCCGGCGAACGGAACCGCACGGCGGCGTCCAGCCCGTAGACCGGCAGCCGTTTGCGTCCGCGCGCGGCGTTACGGGCCATACCCCCGACCTCCGCGACCACCCGGGCGGCCAGCGCGACGACGTACGCCGCCGACAGCCGGTCACCGGCCCCCCGCGGCCCCCCGGCGGCGGCCCCCAGCGCCTCCGGCGACACCACGTACCCGGCGGCGCTGGCCACGAGCCGCCGCTCGGTCAGCCCGCCCCAGACACGGGTGCCGGCGACCTCCACGAGGCCGTGCTTCTCCAGCAGCCGCAGGTGGTAGTTGACCCGCTGCCGGGGCACCCCGAGCCGGCTCGCCAGGGCGGAGGCCGAGGCGGGCTCGCGCAGCTCGGCGAGGAGCCGGGCCCGCACCGGATCCAGCGCGGCGGAGGCCGCGGCCGGATCCGCGATCACGTCGATGTCCTGCATGCCTCCAACCCAACCCTTGACAAATAATTTTGTCAAGCGAACCGCGCACGGCCATCCGACGAGGTGGGTCAACCACCGGATGGCGGAAGAAGGGGCCGGGCAAGCCGGCGCGCCGCTGCCGCGGGAGGAGGTGTGTGTGCTGCCGGAGGAGATCCGGGTTCGTATCGGCGCCGGGTAGGCCGCGGTCGGCCGCCCTCGTTCAGCCCAGGAACATCGGGAGCTTCGCCGCCAGGGGGCCGA
Proteins encoded:
- a CDS encoding extracellular solute-binding protein, translated to MHTNSTTSTRTFRALAAALAAGLLAGCALVDDGSPEAAPDGGAGGPVTLTVGVFGVFGFEEAGLYDEYEKLYPDVTIEENAAPSNEEYYPKLRDALDSGRGLADIQAVEVGNIGEVVATRSDRLMDLATTTGVDEGAFLPWKWDQATTDENKTVGLGTDIGPMAVCYRKDLFRAAGLPTGREEVAALWFSDWEKYLGVGADYMANAPAGTAFVDSAAGVYNGSISSFPVRYFGREGEAIYQDSPAVEVSWDLAMQAAQGEMTARLKQFTPAWDGGFADGAFATVICPSWMLGYIQEKAGPEAADKWDIATAPKPANWGGSFLTVPEAGEHKEQAARLAAWLTAPEQQARLFEKRASFPSSQAAYELPQVADATHPYFNDAPTGEIFSIAAKSIPTLELGTQDQPIQQQIIDAGILPVEQRKLTPTQAWQAAERKIDELLDR
- a CDS encoding SDR family oxidoreductase, giving the protein MLLQNKNALVYGAGGIGRAVALGFAREGAAVHLASRTPARLEAVAEEVRAAGGTVSTAVVDALDEAAVDAHADAVAKDAGSVDVSVNLVSVGDVQGTPLAEMTLRDFEQPVHNAVRTTFLTSKAAARHMIRQKSGVLLTFGGVGDPMRGYFIGGFQVALSAVDMLRKQLAAELGPHGVRVVGLKTGGIPETIPGGFEGREELVASLVEPTMLGRTATLEDVGNAAAFAASDRAASITASELNITCGAIVD
- a CDS encoding SRPBCC domain-containing protein — encoded protein: MTDDDPTARLTRHEIAVPGTPDEVWRAIATGPGHAAWLFPADIDPAAGGAMTVRREPYGQTAHATVTDWDPPHRFGYEEPAGPDAPLLATEFLVQARGGGTCVVRVVNGFRHDGEGWEDLVDGAGEGWRMSLTVLRAYLTHFPGLPATNVDVLVGLGLPAAERPRAAAVLDRLLGIAAAPAGTAFRTPAGVPDLAGTVEDRSTGYVLLRAAEPYPALYALSCFPMAPGAPLSVNLLARLYGAPPGAAAREEEAWRTWLTGARPAFGI
- a CDS encoding helix-turn-helix domain-containing protein; protein product: MQDIDVIADPAAASAALDPVRARLLAELREPASASALASRLGVPRQRVNYHLRLLEKHGLVEVAGTRVWGGLTERRLVASAAGYVVSPEALGAAAGGPRGAGDRLSAAYVVALAARVVAEVGGMARNAARGRKRLPVYGLDAAVRFRSPADRAAFAEELTAAVGGLVSKYHDDAAPDGRWQRLTVAVHPVPKGVDPGAPQGPEASEVPPQGGERP